Sequence from the Penicillium oxalicum strain HP7-1 chromosome IV, whole genome shotgun sequence genome:
GGACGAAAGGTCACTGACTCTTTGGTTTGCATCGATCGATTCTAAATGCAGTCGTTTTGTATTTGCTCCCCCACCTTCCTCTCAAGCGATACCGAGTGAATAATCcttgaaggagggggagtagagaagggggaaaaatcccaaaaaaaggaaaatcgaATAATTGGTCAATTTCATCAGTAAATATTGTGATTGCGGTATTTGTGAAGCATTGGCCGACTCGAGCAAGGCCGCCCCCCTCAGTTGGTCGCGAAGTGAAACCGCCAAATAGCCGGCGTGGAGacttgactttttttttcttccttttgtttCCTAGTCTGTTCAAATCAGAACGAATTCCAATTGCCCATCCAAGTTCTAACCAGGTCAGACCTCGACATCTTTCTGAATGGCTGATCAACTACCGAAACAATCCAGGTTGCATGCGTGGACAACGGCCGCAAGAGCCGGATTGGGGATGGCTTTGGCGCCCATTTTGGGTTTTTGATAACCCACGAGCTGACTTGCAGGTCAGCACTAACTCACTTTCTCATGCTCATGCACAATCACGCAGTAAGGCgccccctcttctccccctccaaaaaaagtATACGGCCAATTATCGGGGTTGAGAAGCAAGTACAACTGGCTGTGTGGGGGTGAGATGTTTCGTGCGATTGAGAACTCGCGGGATTGACGCTTTTCGAATGGACGCATGAAAGAGGGAGGTCCATGGTCCATGAAGAGGGGGCGAAAGAATCCCTCAAGCGGACAAGTGCAGCTGTGAAGGCGGTTTATAAGCCTGGATTGATCAAATCAGACACTCACGAGTCTCCGGAAAGATATTCTCTGCTCATAGAGACGGTCTACACCATGGATGCTGCCACTCTACATCACTCCGCGACGAGGTTGCTCGACCGGCTCACCGAGCAGCTGGACGGTCCCCACGGGCTGGGCTTCATGAGCCCAGCAGTCTACGACACTGCGTGGGTCTCGATGATTCAGAAATCGACGGACGGCCAGAGCATCTGGCTCTTTCCCGAGTGCTTCGAATATATCCTCCAACATCAGCTTCCGGATGGGAGCTGGATCACCTATGCGTCACAGATTGATGGAATACTCAACACCGCCGCTTCCTTACTTGCTCTCCAGAGACACTCTCGCACTCCCCTCCAAATTCAGACCATATCGGGGGAAGTTTTGTTGGATCGTGTGAATCAAGCCACGCGCGCTTTGCAGCAATTGCTGAACGAGTGGGATGTCGAATCGACTCTCCATGTCGGGTTTGAAATTCTCGTTCCCGCGCTGCTGGGCTATCTCGCCGAGGAAGGCATCACCTTTGAGTTTCCGGGGCGTGAGATGCTTCTTCGGATTCGAGAACAGAAGATGGCCCGGTTCAAGGCCGAGTATCTTTATGCACCCATTCAGACCACGGCGCTGCACTCCCTGGAGGCGTTTATCGGACTGATCGACTTTGACCGCGTGCTGCATCACAAAATCGACGGGTCCTTCATGGCCTCACCATCATCCACGGCAGCAGTCCTGATGCATGCCTCAACATGGGATGACGAGTGTGAAGTATACATTCGCCATGTCATTCAGCAGGCAAGTGGCGCGGGGAGTGGAGGCGTGCCCAGTGCATTCCCATCGACGATTTTCGAGATCACTTGGACATTTTCCACCCTTCTCAAGGCCGACTTTGACCTGTCCACCATCTCCCCGGGGGCAGTTCAAAAAGCCCGTGATTACCTTTCAAACATGCTCAGCCTGAGCAAGGGGACTGTCGGCTTTGTGCCCGGGGTCTGTCCCGATGCCGACGACACGGCCAAGGCGCTCCTCGTGCTCAATCTACTAGAGCACAAGACGTCGCCAGATGCAATGCTTGCCTCCTTTGAGACAGAAAGCCACTTCAAGACCTACCCGCTAGAGCGTGATCCCAGCTTCTCCGCAAACTGCAACGTCCTCCTGGCATTACTCCACGTCGAGGACCCATCTCCGTTTACGCTGCAGATCGACAAGGCTGCGAGATTCTTGCACAAGCACTTCCGAGAGTCACCGAGTCTCAACGTCCAGGACAAATGGAACCTATCTCCCCTATACTCGTGGATGCTCATGTCACAAGCAATTGCTCGTGTCCACACTCTGTGCGAACAAGACAAACTGCCCCTGCTGAAGAGTTTTCTCCACGAAGAGCTGCTGGGGTTGCTGGCCGAGATGGCCCGTTTGGTGATCCGTCAGCAGAATGAGACGGGATCTTGGGGGAGTCGGAACTCCAAAGAAGAAACGGCCTATGCAGTCCTCATGCTGACGTATGCTCAGCAATGCAAGACCGACGAGGTTTCACCTGGAGATGTGAGAATCGCAGTCCGACGTGGCTGTGAGTTCCTCCACTCAGATCTCACCACAGGGGCATCGGAACATCTGTGGGTGGAGAAAGTGACCTACGAGTCGAAGATTCTCTCGGAAGCCTATGTTTTGGCTGCTTTACATAATGCACTCAATGTGTGTGCAGACGAGCAAAGCGCACCCCAATCAACCGTGGTGAATGGAGAGATTCACGGAGAGGTTGATGCAGTGGCTGACACCAATGATGTGCACGTGGACGATTGTAACCAGTCAGCCGCTATCATCAATGGCAGCGAGACCAGCGAGCTTGACTCGGGATATGTCACCTCGGTCGAAGCGTCAGAAACCAGCGCAAGCGGCATGGGAGCCGACCCTGCGCAGGACCATGACTCTTGTGGACAGAGTGACAAGTCTTCCTCAACGATTGCCAGCTGTGGTGGCTCGAGTCTTCGCCAAAGGGGACCGTGGACGGAAGAGCACGAGCAGATTCTTCTGGGCCCATTCGACTATCTCGAGAGTCTACCAGGGAAAAACATGCGCTCCAAATTCCTCCAGGCCTTCAACGTCTGGCTGCAAGCACCACCAGATCACCTGGAAGTTGTGGAAAAAGTCATTTCCATGCTGCACACGGCGTCTCTTCTCGTCGACGATATCGAGGACAGCTCCGTCCTCCGACGAGGTCAACCCGTGGCACACAGTATCTACGGTGTGGCGCAGACCTTCAACTCGGGCAACTACGTCTACTTCCTGGCCCTTCGGGAGATCTACAAATTGAACGATCCGCGAGCGATTGAGATCTTTGTCGAGGCCCTGATCCAGCTACACCGTGGCCAGGGCATGGACGTTTTCTGGCGCGAGTCACTCATCTGTCCGACCGAGCAAGAATATCTCGACATGGTCGCCAACAAGACGGGAGCTCTATTCTGTCTCGCCGTCGATCTGCTCCAGCTCGGGAGTCCGGTCAAAGCCGACTTCACCCCGTTGATCCAACAGTTCGGGATGATCTTCCAGATTTGCGACGACTATCTCAACCTCAAGTCGACCAGCTACTTGCAGAAAAAGGGACTCTGTGAGGATCTCACCGAGGGCAAATTCTCGTTCCCCATCATTCATAGCATACGGGCAAACCCAAGTAATCGCCAGCTTATCAATGTCTTGAAGCAAAAGCCTCAGGATGAAGAGCTCAAGCGGTTTGCTGTCGCGTACATGGAGTCGACCAATACCTTTGAATACATCCGGGGTTTCGTCGCCACGCTCAAGGCGGAGGCTTCGGAGATGATAGTCTCGTTGGAGAAGCAGGGATTAGGTGAGAATCTGGCCGTACGAAAGATATTGGCACGGATGTCTTTGGACGAGGAGTGAAGCATTTGCAGAACAGGTTCTCGATCGGGTCATGGATAGGACAAATTTCACGATACAAATGGAAATACTTGTGGTTTTGAGGCTTAGATAGGATGATTCTCCGGCGACACTTTACAATTGCATTCCAAGATTCAATTTATTCCCCCACCTCCACAAGATGACCcaggaagagaatgagaataCAAAGTacaatttcttctttcgcgGCTATGAACCACTAACTAGATACCTTTGGAGATCGCTTGTCGTACAACAAGCCGGCGAATAATTTGATCGATTTCATCTTCCGAAATCCCACAGAAATCCACAAAATATTTTCTGGCGCCCCCAAACTCGGCGTCGATCACCTCTCTCAGAAAGGCTCTCATATCTCTGGGATCGCTGCTGATCACGGCTTCGGCTTGTTCCCTGGTCGCAGCCTCACCTCGCTGCAGTAGTCGAGCGATAAGGTGTTCCCGCCACGCCCCCAGGCCATGGGTCGTCAGTGCATAATCCGCAGCAATATCCTCATCCGCAACCCCGCAGAGCCTGAGGATCAGTGCAGAAAAGACCCCGGTGCGATCCTTGCCCACGGTGCAGTGAAACAGGATCGCCTCTGCGGGGTGGTGCAGGAGATGCCGCATGATGGCCCGGAAACTGCCTGTTTGAGCCGCGCTGCGGGCAATAGCTTCGTAAGCCTTGACAAAGCCCGGCCTAAAGGTCTCGACCTGGTCCGGCGCCGAGTTCGACTCCGACTGTTCCCCGGTGACGCCATACTTTTTGGCGAGCGAGACCGGGGAATAGTCACCTTCTTGGAAGACCGGGACCGCGAAGCGGGCTGTTCCTGGAATCTCCAGCAGGGCGCTGGGGTACCGCTTGGCCACGAGGTCGATCTCACTCGCCGAGCGAAAGTCAAAAATCGCACGGATGGCGAGGGTCTCCGTCAGCGTCTTCACCCCGACGGCGGTGATTTGGGATGGTTGCGCCGCGCGGAAGAGAAGACCAGTCCGAATGGACCAGGGTGCCTCGGTCTCATCCTTGGGATCTGGAGCCGCGTCGGAAGTGACTGCAACCGGAGGATTGCATGCATAGCCTCCGATATCTCGAACGTTGGGGACCCCCTCCACCGTGACAAATGTTGACATGTTGGGCACGAGAGGAACTTGATCTTGATAGGTCATTGGAGCTTTCACAATCCGTCTTGCCCAGATCTGCgcagagaaaagatggaagaggggTGGGCAGGGGAGGGGCGCCCTTTGAGTGCTACTTAGCGTGCCAGTGCTGATACGAAATCTCCGC
This genomic interval carries:
- a CDS encoding Phyllocladan-16-alpha-ol synthase, with translation MDAATLHHSATRLLDRLTEQLDGPHGLGFMSPAVYDTAWVSMIQKSTDGQSIWLFPECFEYILQHQLPDGSWITYASQIDGILNTAASLLALQRHSRTPLQIQTISGEVLLDRVNQATRALQQLLNEWDVESTLHVGFEILVPALLGYLAEEGITFEFPGREMLLRIREQKMARFKAEYLYAPIQTTALHSLEAFIGLIDFDRVLHHKIDGSFMASPSSTAAVLMHASTWDDECEVYIRHVIQQASGAGSGGVPSAFPSTIFEITWTFSTLLKADFDLSTISPGAVQKARDYLSNMLSLSKGTVGFVPGVCPDADDTAKALLVLNLLEHKTSPDAMLASFETESHFKTYPLERDPSFSANCNVLLALLHVEDPSPFTLQIDKAARFLHKHFRESPSLNVQDKWNLSPLYSWMLMSQAIARVHTLCEQDKLPLLKSFLHEELLGLLAEMARLVIRQQNETGSWGSRNSKEETAYAVLMLTYAQQCKTDEVSPGDVRIAVRRGCEFLHSDLTTGASEHLWVEKVTYESKILSEAYVLAALHNALNVCADEQSAPQSTVVNGEIHGEVDAVADTNDVHVDDCNQSAAIINGSETSELDSGYVTSVEASETSASGMGADPAQDHDSCGQSDKSSSTIASCGGSSLRQRGPWTEEHEQILLGPFDYLESLPGKNMRSKFLQAFNVWLQAPPDHLEVVEKVISMLHTASLLVDDIEDSSVLRRGQPVAHSIYGVAQTFNSGNYVYFLALREIYKLNDPRAIEIFVEALIQLHRGQGMDVFWRESLICPTEQEYLDMVANKTGALFCLAVDLLQLGSPVKADFTPLIQQFGMIFQICDDYLNLKSTSYLQKKGLCEDLTEGKFSFPIIHSIRANPSNRQLINVLKQKPQDEELKRFAVAYMESTNTFEYIRGFVATLKAEASEMIVSLEKQGLGENLAVRKILARMSLDEE